A genome region from Arachidicoccus soli includes the following:
- a CDS encoding tetratricopeptide repeat-containing sensor histidine kinase, whose amino-acid sequence MRITRKLLLQNITLVILILYIIVGCNPKHNAHIAQTGEASQLEHFNLAINEIDKGKEELSQKAKHLMQLYLQAPLEMRPAIYKLVFTKLFYLAYAHPDSSVLDFYKQQSLENSQFPLVTIEALFRVSSYNLFIKQEADSGMVSLVKVKKYFPQFNDTLYKNYYALYAQTMLQKGNLKEAANYYIKTIALAEKINDSSSIISNFGNLAVVYSQMNEDTKSIPLTVKCLNYFTAHKDSSSIFIGDVSLGRAYYTLKKVDSSFIYYNKALQLIDAGVHNPSVAFILYSNLGEIYSDSGDMKKSVYYYDLCKQPLKEMGSEEQYRIFTIYATKAYAHIRDVKKGVEEIKANIPVFEKDSDLINVRASYSSLSEIAFIKHQPADALRYYKLFDSVDNILSDNANKRYIADLQTKYETQRKEVKIQIQEKELTKKAAFNKLLILLLMMLGIGTAFIITRNRLMRKRKEAIMQQQFTTGLLAKTEEERGRIARDLHDGLSQELLLLKNQVNLGAKIEPQKIDHIINEVRTISRNIHPVMLDQIGFKESILSICNQITDSEQLFIAADIEYHSELSKEKELQLFRIIQEALNNIIKYASAQAAKVQIAKMHKYLKVLIQDNGKGFDVEAALNGRTAFGLLSILERSKAINGKASITSDSKGTIVNIEIPLSYG is encoded by the coding sequence ATGAGAATAACACGAAAATTACTGCTGCAAAATATTACATTGGTTATCCTGATTTTGTACATAATTGTTGGCTGTAATCCCAAGCATAATGCGCATATCGCGCAAACCGGAGAAGCATCTCAGCTCGAGCATTTCAATTTAGCGATCAATGAAATTGATAAAGGAAAAGAAGAGCTTTCGCAGAAGGCAAAGCATCTTATGCAGTTGTATTTACAGGCTCCTTTAGAAATGCGCCCGGCTATTTATAAATTGGTCTTTACCAAATTATTTTACCTTGCTTACGCGCATCCAGATAGTAGTGTTTTGGATTTTTATAAACAACAGAGTCTGGAAAATAGCCAATTTCCACTAGTAACAATAGAAGCTTTATTTAGAGTAAGTTCATACAACTTGTTTATAAAACAGGAAGCAGATAGCGGTATGGTCTCTTTGGTGAAAGTAAAAAAATATTTCCCGCAATTTAATGATACCTTGTATAAAAATTATTATGCATTGTACGCACAAACCATGCTACAAAAGGGAAATCTGAAAGAAGCTGCGAATTATTATATAAAAACCATTGCACTAGCAGAGAAAATAAATGACAGTTCAAGTATTATTAGCAATTTTGGCAATCTTGCAGTCGTCTACTCTCAGATGAATGAAGATACTAAGTCAATACCTTTGACTGTTAAGTGTTTGAATTATTTTACCGCACACAAAGACAGCTCGTCCATATTTATCGGAGATGTGAGTTTAGGTCGTGCTTATTACACGTTAAAGAAAGTGGATAGTTCATTTATTTACTATAATAAGGCATTGCAGCTGATTGATGCAGGTGTTCATAATCCCAGCGTAGCATTTATTTTATATTCCAACTTGGGTGAAATATATTCAGATAGTGGAGACATGAAAAAATCTGTCTATTATTATGATTTATGCAAGCAACCATTGAAAGAGATGGGAAGCGAAGAGCAATACAGGATATTCACAATATATGCTACCAAGGCCTATGCACATATTAGAGATGTAAAAAAAGGAGTGGAAGAAATAAAAGCAAATATTCCTGTGTTTGAAAAGGATAGTGATTTGATAAATGTTCGTGCCAGTTATTCTTCTTTATCTGAAATTGCTTTTATTAAACACCAGCCTGCAGATGCATTACGATATTACAAATTGTTTGATTCGGTAGATAATATTTTATCGGATAATGCCAATAAAAGATATATTGCCGATTTGCAGACGAAATATGAAACGCAACGTAAAGAAGTAAAAATTCAAATTCAAGAGAAGGAATTAACAAAGAAAGCAGCATTCAATAAATTGCTCATTTTATTATTGATGATGCTGGGAATCGGAACAGCATTTATTATTACACGTAATCGTTTAATGAGAAAGCGAAAAGAAGCGATAATGCAACAGCAATTTACCACCGGACTTTTGGCTAAAACAGAGGAGGAACGTGGACGTATCGCACGTGATCTGCATGATGGTCTAAGTCAAGAATTATTACTCTTGAAAAATCAGGTAAATCTTGGTGCTAAGATAGAGCCTCAAAAAATAGATCACATAATCAATGAAGTGCGTACCATTTCCAGGAATATTCATCCTGTAATGTTGGATCAGATTGGCTTTAAAGAAAGTATTCTATCGATTTGTAATCAAATAACCGACTCTGAGCAATTATTTATTGCAGCAGATATAGAATATCATTCCGAACTTTCTAAAGAAAAGGAATTACAGCTCTTCCGCATTATTCAAGAAGCTTTGAATAATATTATCAAATATGCATCGGCTCAGGCGGCTAAAGTGCAAATTGCAAAAATGCACAAATATTTAAAGGTTTTAATTCAGGATAACGGAAAAGGCTTTGATGTAGAGGCTGCGTTAAATGGCCGGACAGCGTTTGGATTATTAAGTATATTGGAAAGAAGCAAGGCCATTAATGGAAAAGCTTCTATTACTTCGGATTCAAAGGGTACTATTGTTAATATTGAAATTCCTCTTTCTTATGGCTAA
- a CDS encoding fimbrial biogenesis chaperone: MYKGKVFSSQSLVFLGIQCICIILCITQCWGQAAISANPPRLYYSLMPGAAGSQKVYLTNPGDKPLEVSVSLGDWNYDSLGNNKLYEQGTLKTSCANWLQIFPGSYFTLAPKGSQELTINATMPKDADTSLSVHTAILYFTQLNPENSPNKKGAAIKISLRMAVKVYINLAIDNSKDIEIENLFDTTIVSPDKKRIRNLCLNFKNTGELWLDGNIKWQILNESTGKEIKIKPTNFFSLPGDNRYQFVPLPENLEKGKYSATAIINYGNNDELKIAQLEFAY, encoded by the coding sequence ATGTATAAAGGAAAAGTATTTTCAAGTCAATCGTTGGTATTTCTAGGAATACAGTGTATATGCATAATACTATGTATTACACAATGTTGGGGGCAGGCGGCAATTTCTGCCAACCCACCAAGGCTTTATTATTCATTGATGCCGGGGGCCGCCGGAAGTCAAAAGGTATATCTTACCAATCCCGGTGACAAACCTTTGGAAGTAAGTGTATCATTGGGCGACTGGAATTATGATTCTTTGGGTAATAATAAATTGTATGAGCAAGGTACTTTAAAGACTTCTTGCGCAAATTGGCTACAAATATTTCCGGGATCATACTTCACCTTAGCGCCCAAGGGTTCACAGGAATTAACAATCAATGCTACCATGCCAAAAGATGCCGATACTTCTCTATCGGTGCATACAGCTATACTTTACTTTACACAGCTAAATCCGGAAAACTCTCCAAATAAGAAAGGAGCTGCTATAAAAATAAGTCTGCGTATGGCCGTTAAAGTATATATAAACTTGGCAATTGATAATAGCAAGGACATAGAAATTGAAAATTTATTTGATACAACTATCGTCAGCCCGGATAAAAAGAGAATACGCAATTTATGCTTGAATTTTAAAAATACAGGTGAACTATGGCTAGATGGCAATATTAAATGGCAAATATTAAACGAATCAACAGGCAAGGAAATAAAAATAAAACCAACTAACTTTTTCTCGCTTCCCGGTGATAATCGATATCAGTTTGTACCGTTGCCCGAGAATTTGGAAAAAGGCAAATATTCTGCAACTGCAATAATCAATTATGGCAATAATGATGAACTAAAAATAGCCCAGTTAGAATTTGCTTATTAG